The DNA sequence TTACGGCGCGAACCCCCAGCTCAGCGTCACCGTCGAACCGTACCCACGAGCATGGCGGAGCGTTGCGGCGGCGCCGACCCGGCCGCTGGACCGGCCCGATGTGACGCTCGTCGCTTTCCGTCCCATACGTCGGGATCGACCGCCTGTCGGAGGTCGCGCCTATTCTGGTCGCCGTGACGGACCCAGCGACGACCACCCGTGGTGCGACGGGTGAACAGCTGCGGCTGGACCGTATGGACGCCGCGCTCAGCGCGACCACGTTCGTCGTCGTCGACCTGGAGACGACGGGAGGACGCACCGGCACGGACGCGGTGACGGAGATCGGCGCCGTGAAGGTCCGCGGCGGCGAGCTGCTGGGCGAGTTCGCCACGCTCGTCGACCCCGGCCGCGCCATCCCGCCGTTCATCACGCGGCTCACCGGCATCTCGGATGCGATGGTCGCCGGCGCACCGACGATGTCCGCGGTGCTGCCCTCATTCCTGGAGTTCGCGCGCGGCGCCGTCCTGGTGGCGCACAACGCGCAGTTCGACGTCGGGTTCCTCAAAGCGGCCGCCGCGGCCACCGAGACGGCATGGCCGCAGTTCCCGGTGCTGTGCACGGTGCGTCTGGCGCGACGGGTACTCGGCCGCGACGAGGCGCCGTCAGCCAAACTCTCCGCACTCGCACGGTTCTTCGACGTCAGTACCCCGCCCACCCACCGTGCCCTCGACGATGCCCGCGCCACGGTCGATGTGCTGCACGGCCTGCTGGGCCGCGCCGGTAGCGAGGGGGTGCACACCTTCCCGGATCTGCTCGCGCACATGTCGCCGGTGAGCAGGGCCCAGAAGACAAAACGCCACCTGGCCGACCCGCTTCCGCACGCGCCGGGCGTCTATCTGTTCCGCGGCCCGTCCGACGAGGTGCTCTACGTCGGCACCGCGGTGGATCTGCATCGCCGCGTGCGGACCTACTTCACCGGATCGGAGAAGCGCGCCCGCATGAAGGAGATGGTGGCGCTCGCCGTCCGCATCGACCACGTGGTGTGCGCGCACGGTCTCGAGGCGGAGGTCCGCGAGCTGCGACTGATCGCCGCGCACGAGCCGCCCTACAACCGCGCATCCAAGCAGCCCTCGCGCAGCTGGTGGGTGGACCTCTCCGACGAGCCGTTCCCACGCTCCGTCGTGCGCCGTCGCTGCGGTCCGGATTCGCTCGGCCCGTTCCGCAGCCGGGGCGCCG is a window from the Tomitella gaofuii genome containing:
- a CDS encoding DEDD exonuclease domain-containing protein, giving the protein MTDPATTTRGATGEQLRLDRMDAALSATTFVVVDLETTGGRTGTDAVTEIGAVKVRGGELLGEFATLVDPGRAIPPFITRLTGISDAMVAGAPTMSAVLPSFLEFARGAVLVAHNAQFDVGFLKAAAAATETAWPQFPVLCTVRLARRVLGRDEAPSAKLSALARFFDVSTPPTHRALDDARATVDVLHGLLGRAGSEGVHTFPDLLAHMSPVSRAQKTKRHLADPLPHAPGVYLFRGPSDEVLYVGTAVDLHRRVRTYFTGSEKRARMKEMVALAVRIDHVVCAHGLEAEVRELRLIAAHEPPYNRASKQPSRSWWVDLSDEPFPRSVVRRRCGPDSLGPFRSRGAAAEAAAALAEACGIRTCTHRIPAAGVHGADCSTLGAVGGCPAAPRRAGGPDGDAAGRRGETRDEYAARLAPVRALIRGLDDAPLESARLRIAELSASCLFESAARRRDGLHALVSALARSQRLRALAALDEVVVARPDGSGGWQFAVVRSGRLAAAGCAPRGAAPMPVVDALTAAAETVLPGPGPLRGATGGEVSIVARWIDRPGSRIVRSSGGFGTPIRGAGRWADWAQLAREGRAAADYAG